Proteins from a single region of Dysosmobacter acutus:
- a CDS encoding SIS domain-containing protein, with protein sequence MLKQESRQAVDRFVASAQKEFSAFASTLSGETYEKAAQIILEAQKNGGRLHITGIGKPGHVSAYMASLFSSTGNPCYFLHGTEAVHGSCGQLAADDVVIAISNSGETVELKATVLAVKNNGCKVIGITGHMDSWLARESDECLFAGVSEEGGPLNRAPRNSILAEMLTLQALSVALQVEQDWDPVKYVRCHPGGKLGQLRENEK encoded by the coding sequence ATGCTCAAACAAGAAAGCAGACAGGCGGTGGACCGCTTTGTAGCCTCCGCCCAAAAGGAATTTTCCGCATTTGCCTCCACCCTCAGCGGCGAGACCTATGAAAAGGCTGCTCAGATCATTCTGGAGGCCCAGAAAAACGGCGGCCGCCTCCACATCACCGGCATCGGCAAGCCGGGCCATGTCTCCGCCTACATGGCGTCTCTGTTCTCCTCCACCGGCAACCCCTGTTACTTCCTCCACGGCACCGAGGCCGTCCACGGCTCATGCGGCCAGCTGGCGGCGGACGACGTGGTCATCGCCATCTCCAACTCCGGCGAGACCGTCGAACTGAAGGCTACGGTCCTGGCTGTGAAGAACAACGGCTGCAAGGTGATCGGTATTACGGGCCATATGGATTCCTGGCTGGCCCGGGAGAGCGACGAGTGCCTTTTTGCCGGCGTAAGCGAGGAGGGCGGCCCCCTGAATCGGGCGCCCCGCAACTCCATCCTGGCCGAGATGCTGACGCTGCAGGCGCTGAGCGTGGCGCTCCAGGTGGAGCAGGATTGGGACCCTGTCAAATATGTCCGCTGCCATCCCGGCGGGAAGCTGGGCCAGCTGCGGGAAAATGAGAAATAA
- a CDS encoding branched-chain amino acid aminotransferase, whose product MMNIRFEQAATLKPKPDIDTVKFGSTYSDYMFVMDYNVDKGWYDPRIVPFQNISLNPASIVLNYALEIFEGLKAYRTEDGRIQMFRVDENGKRMQNSAARMALPDLPYETFVEAVEALARVEKDWVPSKPNTSLYFRPVMMATNADLSLHGCTDCMFYIFCSPVGSYYPGGLKCNSILVEDEDVRAVRGGTGFAKCGGNYACAQRAANRANAKNYNDVLWLDGVERRYVEEVGGMNIMFKVGSTVMTPALLGSVLPGITRKSIVELLKEDGYTVEEKKIDINDVAKLLEEGKVDEVWGCGTAAVISPVGKLCIHGKDYVINNNEVGPLSRRLYDMLTGIQWGRVSDTHGWVFPID is encoded by the coding sequence ATGATGAACATCCGCTTTGAGCAGGCCGCTACCTTGAAGCCCAAGCCCGACATCGACACCGTAAAGTTTGGTTCAACCTATTCCGACTACATGTTTGTAATGGACTACAATGTGGACAAGGGCTGGTATGATCCCCGCATTGTCCCTTTCCAGAATATCAGCCTGAACCCCGCATCCATTGTGCTCAACTATGCGCTGGAGATTTTCGAGGGTCTGAAGGCCTACCGCACCGAAGACGGCAGGATTCAGATGTTCCGTGTGGATGAAAACGGCAAGCGCATGCAGAACTCCGCCGCCCGCATGGCGCTGCCCGATCTGCCCTATGAGACCTTTGTGGAGGCTGTGGAGGCCCTGGCCAGGGTGGAGAAGGACTGGGTGCCCAGCAAGCCCAACACCTCCCTCTACTTCCGCCCGGTGATGATGGCCACCAACGCAGACCTCTCACTCCACGGCTGCACCGACTGCATGTTCTACATCTTCTGCTCCCCTGTGGGCAGCTACTATCCCGGCGGCCTCAAGTGCAACTCCATCCTGGTGGAGGACGAGGACGTCCGCGCCGTCCGGGGCGGCACCGGCTTTGCCAAGTGCGGCGGCAACTACGCCTGCGCCCAGCGGGCAGCCAACCGGGCCAATGCCAAGAACTACAACGATGTTTTGTGGCTGGACGGTGTGGAGCGCCGCTATGTGGAGGAAGTGGGCGGCATGAACATCATGTTCAAGGTGGGCAGCACCGTGATGACGCCGGCCCTCCTGGGCAGCGTGCTGCCCGGCATCACCCGCAAGTCCATTGTGGAGCTTTTGAAGGAAGACGGCTACACGGTGGAGGAGAAAAAGATCGACATCAATGACGTGGCCAAACTCCTGGAGGAGGGGAAGGTCGACGAGGTCTGGGGCTGCGGCACCGCCGCTGTTATCTCCCCCGTGGGCAAGCTGTGCATCCACGGCAAGGACTATGTCATCAACAACAACGAGGTGGGCCCCCTGTCCCGCCGCCTGTACGATATGCTGACCGGCATCCAGTGGGGCCGCGTGAGCGACACCCACGGTTGGGTGTTCCCCATCGACTGA
- a CDS encoding peroxidase-related enzyme (This protein belongs to a clade of uncharacterized proteins related to peroxidases such as the alkylhydroperoxidase AhpD.): MALEFDEQLSRLQKPNRDEMTNKEYEVFNQNVEAMEKNWGFINNLFKVLPLNASQYIGFLNFKGSLFNPETCYLTNADKEMIGVVVSSINCCSYCLTTHGDALRGYTKNPILVDKLSYNFRSARDMLSEKQYALCEYAWYVTKHADEIGEEQIEKLRQAGFNDHEILEAAFVAGFFNYTNRWVSTIAPVANAGHFSHNRNFEK, translated from the coding sequence ATGGCACTGGAATTTGATGAACAGCTGTCCCGCCTGCAAAAGCCCAACCGGGACGAGATGACCAACAAGGAGTATGAGGTCTTCAACCAGAATGTGGAGGCCATGGAAAAGAATTGGGGCTTTATCAACAACCTCTTCAAGGTGCTGCCCCTCAACGCCTCTCAGTACATCGGCTTTTTGAACTTCAAGGGCTCTCTTTTCAACCCTGAGACCTGCTACCTCACCAATGCCGACAAGGAGATGATCGGCGTGGTGGTGTCCTCCATCAACTGTTGCTCCTACTGCCTGACCACCCATGGGGACGCGCTGCGGGGCTACACCAAAAACCCTATCCTGGTGGATAAGCTGAGCTATAATTTCCGCTCCGCCAGGGATATGCTGAGCGAAAAGCAGTACGCCCTGTGCGAATATGCCTGGTATGTGACCAAGCACGCCGATGAGATCGGGGAGGAGCAGATCGAAAAGCTGCGTCAGGCGGGCTTCAACGACCATGAGATTTTGGAGGCCGCGTTTGTGGCCGGCTTCTTCAACTACACCAACCGCTGGGTCAGCACCATCGCTCCGGTGGCCAATGCGGGGCACTTCAGCCACAACCGGAATTTTGAGAAGTAA
- the rbsK gene encoding ribokinase, with translation MLRKPKILVVGSFVMDLIASTEKAPNSGETVIGKSFRTAPGGKGANQAVQCARLGAHVTMVGQVGGDSFGQEMVDTARAAGVDISHVLVDKEVSSGVGHILLEVTEHGAQNRITVIPGANYTLKTADVAWLKDEIGRYDLLMMQLELPMDVTCAVASYAKAAGVPLMLNPAPAAPLPEELLSCVTYLSPNEHEAAAITGLPLRADETGVNEEDMKRVAAALREKGVENVIITLGGNGSAVAGVDGVHYTACVKMDHVADPTAAGDSFVAAFCTGLTAGLSQDQALNFASHTAAITVSRMGAMPSLPTLEEVRSLMRQRGYQGFDLSELDALN, from the coding sequence ATGTTGAGAAAACCGAAGATTTTGGTGGTCGGCAGTTTTGTCATGGACCTGATTGCCTCCACGGAAAAAGCGCCCAACTCGGGCGAAACGGTCATCGGCAAGTCCTTCCGTACCGCTCCCGGCGGGAAAGGCGCCAACCAGGCAGTGCAGTGCGCCCGTCTGGGCGCCCACGTGACCATGGTGGGCCAGGTGGGAGGAGATTCCTTTGGCCAGGAGATGGTAGACACGGCCCGTGCTGCCGGCGTGGACATTTCCCATGTGCTGGTGGATAAAGAGGTCTCCTCCGGCGTAGGCCACATCCTGCTGGAAGTCACAGAGCACGGCGCCCAGAACCGAATCACCGTGATTCCCGGTGCAAATTACACGCTCAAGACTGCGGATGTGGCATGGCTGAAGGATGAAATCGGCCGGTACGATCTGCTGATGATGCAGTTGGAGCTGCCCATGGACGTGACCTGCGCTGTAGCCTCCTACGCCAAGGCCGCCGGCGTGCCGCTGATGCTGAATCCGGCTCCCGCCGCACCGCTGCCGGAAGAGCTTCTCTCCTGCGTTACATACCTCTCCCCCAACGAGCATGAGGCTGCCGCCATCACCGGACTGCCTCTGCGCGCCGATGAGACCGGCGTCAACGAGGAGGACATGAAGCGGGTGGCGGCAGCGCTGCGGGAAAAGGGTGTGGAAAACGTCATCATCACCCTGGGAGGCAACGGCTCCGCCGTGGCCGGGGTGGACGGCGTCCACTATACCGCCTGCGTGAAGATGGACCACGTGGCCGATCCCACGGCTGCCGGCGACTCCTTTGTGGCTGCCTTCTGCACCGGCCTCACCGCCGGACTCAGCCAGGATCAGGCGCTGAATTTTGCCAGCCACACCGCCGCTATCACCGTCTCTCGCATGGGCGCCATGCCCAGCCTGCCCACCCTTGAGGAGGTGCGCTCGCTGATGCGCCAGCGGGGTTACCAGGGCTTTGACCTGAGTGAGTTAGATGCGCTGAACTAA
- a CDS encoding cupin domain-containing protein yields the protein MSEYGGNIRDLPVVTGGHFIENSTKKIVFGPDGRFWGDYVMRLFTLESGAESSIHAHAWCHWFMCIKGEGYFMVDGERIPLEFGTWIHVPSGVRHNFGNTGKGELMGLCIVPPEGDVNPLTGC from the coding sequence ATGAGCGAATATGGCGGCAATATCCGGGACCTGCCTGTGGTAACAGGGGGACACTTTATTGAAAATTCCACGAAAAAGATTGTATTCGGGCCGGATGGCCGGTTTTGGGGCGACTATGTCATGCGGCTGTTTACCCTGGAGAGCGGCGCGGAGAGCAGTATCCACGCCCACGCCTGGTGCCACTGGTTCATGTGTATCAAGGGCGAGGGGTACTTCATGGTGGACGGCGAGCGCATCCCCCTGGAGTTCGGCACATGGATCCACGTGCCCTCCGGTGTGCGCCACAACTTCGGCAACACCGGAAAGGGAGAGCTGATGGGCCTTTGCATCGTCCCGCCGGAGGGCGACGTCAATCCCCTGACCGGCTGCTGA
- a CDS encoding YihY/virulence factor BrkB family protein, with translation MKDHPLPAGKFGRGIYLMVRRYYQHGVARDSAALAYYLLFMLFPFLIFISSLIGLLHLDVDAIAIGLQGLIPKEVVDFLELYLSYVSQTSSSRMMWFGLVFSIYFPMRATNSLILSVRTAYHLGPPSRVLLHQMKTLIYTVFLILTIGLSLTLVTVGDRVLNLLVDNFHLPQMFASWWASLRFPALGLILAFALGSLYALAQDRRQPLKNILPGILFSLVMWMTLSMLFSFYVENFANYTVIYGSIGAVIVLMIWLYLSATTLVMGAEFNGMLMSMRKDWRRIGPEDME, from the coding sequence ATGAAAGACCATCCGCTGCCGGCCGGCAAATTTGGAAGAGGCATCTACCTGATGGTGCGGCGCTACTACCAGCACGGCGTGGCCCGGGATTCCGCCGCGCTGGCCTACTATCTGCTCTTTATGCTCTTTCCGTTTCTGATCTTCATCAGCTCCCTCATCGGCCTTTTGCATCTGGATGTGGATGCCATCGCCATTGGGCTTCAGGGCCTGATCCCCAAAGAGGTGGTGGATTTTCTGGAGCTGTATCTCAGCTATGTGTCTCAGACCTCCAGCAGCCGCATGATGTGGTTTGGACTGGTGTTTTCCATCTACTTTCCCATGCGGGCCACCAACTCCCTGATCCTGTCCGTGCGCACGGCCTATCACCTTGGCCCGCCCTCCAGGGTGCTGCTCCACCAGATGAAGACGCTGATCTACACCGTGTTTTTGATTCTTACCATCGGTCTTTCCCTGACGCTGGTTACGGTGGGCGACCGGGTGCTGAACCTGCTGGTGGATAACTTTCACCTGCCTCAAATGTTTGCCTCCTGGTGGGCCAGCCTCCGTTTTCCGGCACTGGGCCTGATCCTGGCCTTTGCCCTTGGATCGCTGTATGCCCTGGCCCAGGACCGGCGCCAGCCGCTGAAGAACATCCTGCCGGGCATTTTGTTTTCTCTGGTGATGTGGATGACCCTTTCCATGCTGTTCTCCTTTTATGTGGAGAATTTTGCAAACTACACGGTGATCTACGGCTCCATCGGCGCGGTGATTGTGCTGATGATCTGGCTCTACCTCAGCGCCACCACGCTGGTGATGGGGGCGGAGTTCAACGGGATGCTCATGTCCATGCGCAAGGACTGGCGGCGGATCGGGCCGGAGGACATGGAGTGA
- a CDS encoding MmgE/PrpD family protein, with the protein MGRMRELRTLAQFICNLQAEDIPQEVAEAAVLRVLDTVSVAVGGAGSDLIERVEEELIPLHTNEPTASLWGRNQKSALSSAIFFNAMRGHYLELDDVHTGSKTHIGTVVIPAAWGLAEKLDRTGAELIVAIICGYETMARIGLSLGTVSHRQKGWHVTGTAGTFGAAAACGKLLGLSEEKMVWALGLAGTQSSGLWAFLQDGANCKVLHPARAALNGCEAALMAHSGMSGPESILTAKDGGLLAAMSDEYDVHRLTDGLGQWWATLQMDVKPYPCCRSTHCAIDAALALRSTCSVSPDHIARILVETYDIGYKQCGMSKGSISPTTAAEAKFSTPYTAAVALLKGSVSLKDFQSGAINEPELRNLMGKITVVSDKAFSEKYPEHWGCRMTIETLTGEVFQKEIIDAAGSIWAPLTRSQQIEKAGTMFSFGGYASADTAILDLLNLPRLDHIPVI; encoded by the coding sequence ATGGGGCGAATGAGAGAGCTGAGGACGCTGGCGCAATTCATATGCAATTTGCAGGCGGAAGATATTCCCCAGGAAGTAGCAGAGGCGGCTGTCCTTCGTGTGCTTGATACAGTGAGCGTTGCAGTCGGAGGCGCAGGAAGTGATTTGATCGAACGGGTGGAGGAGGAACTGATTCCGCTCCATACGAATGAACCAACGGCATCCCTCTGGGGACGGAATCAAAAGTCCGCTTTAAGCTCTGCAATATTCTTTAACGCCATGCGGGGGCATTATCTGGAGCTGGACGATGTCCACACAGGCTCCAAAACCCATATTGGAACCGTGGTGATCCCCGCCGCGTGGGGGCTGGCGGAAAAGCTGGACCGGACCGGAGCAGAACTCATCGTGGCAATTATCTGCGGATACGAGACAATGGCCCGGATCGGCCTCTCCCTTGGAACAGTCAGCCACCGGCAAAAAGGATGGCATGTGACCGGAACGGCTGGGACCTTTGGCGCGGCGGCAGCCTGCGGAAAGCTTTTGGGGCTGAGTGAAGAAAAGATGGTGTGGGCGCTGGGACTGGCGGGGACGCAGTCTTCCGGGCTGTGGGCTTTTTTACAGGACGGGGCAAACTGCAAGGTGCTCCATCCGGCGCGGGCGGCCCTGAACGGCTGCGAGGCGGCCCTGATGGCGCACAGCGGAATGAGCGGCCCCGAATCCATTCTGACGGCGAAGGACGGCGGGCTGCTTGCGGCAATGTCAGATGAATACGATGTGCACCGGCTTACGGACGGCTTGGGTCAATGGTGGGCCACTTTGCAGATGGACGTGAAGCCGTATCCCTGCTGCCGCAGTACGCACTGCGCAATTGACGCAGCGCTTGCCCTCCGCAGCACATGCAGCGTCTCCCCCGATCACATCGCCCGTATCCTGGTGGAAACTTATGACATTGGATACAAGCAGTGCGGTATGTCGAAAGGCAGCATCTCGCCAACCACTGCGGCGGAGGCCAAATTTTCGACGCCCTATACGGCGGCCGTCGCCCTCCTGAAGGGAAGCGTTTCTCTGAAAGACTTTCAAAGCGGCGCAATTAACGAACCGGAACTCCGAAACCTGATGGGGAAAATAACAGTGGTATCTGACAAGGCTTTTTCGGAAAAATACCCTGAACACTGGGGCTGCCGTATGACAATAGAGACTCTTACGGGGGAAGTATTCCAAAAAGAGATCATCGACGCCGCCGGAAGCATATGGGCTCCCCTCACAAGGTCACAGCAGATCGAAAAGGCGGGAACAATGTTCTCCTTCGGCGGATACGCTTCCGCGGATACCGCGATCCTCGATTTGCTGAACCTGCCGCGACTTGACCATATTCCTGTCATTTAA
- a CDS encoding cyclase family protein encodes MANLKLWDQVKEWKSAKYKWVDLTHELSPETPHWFGFQPLQAELLFDYAEGTPEEKAAPMRCYQYSVASQYGTHVDVPRHFWGDGRAMNEIAVQEMVYPLVVDKSAECAANPDFMLTVEDLKAWEAAYGRIPENAFVAFRSDWHKKANLDNPDENGVPHYPGWDKAAIQWLVEERNIGAIGHEPADTDPGFVTTREDAYPYPGEQYILEANRIQIEVMRNLDQLTPVGGLIVCAFPKLKDGTGFPARCFAICPAD; translated from the coding sequence ATGGCTAATCTTAAACTGTGGGACCAGGTAAAGGAATGGAAGAGCGCAAAATACAAATGGGTGGATCTGACCCATGAGCTGAGTCCTGAGACGCCCCACTGGTTTGGGTTCCAGCCCCTCCAGGCCGAGCTGCTGTTCGACTATGCCGAGGGGACACCGGAGGAGAAAGCCGCTCCCATGCGCTGCTACCAGTACAGCGTGGCCAGCCAGTACGGGACCCATGTGGATGTGCCCCGCCACTTCTGGGGCGACGGCCGGGCCATGAACGAAATCGCGGTCCAGGAGATGGTCTATCCCCTGGTGGTGGACAAGTCCGCCGAATGCGCGGCCAACCCGGACTTCATGCTGACGGTGGAGGATTTGAAGGCGTGGGAAGCGGCATACGGCCGGATTCCGGAGAACGCCTTTGTGGCCTTCCGCTCCGACTGGCACAAAAAGGCCAATCTGGACAATCCGGATGAAAACGGCGTGCCCCACTACCCCGGCTGGGACAAGGCGGCCATTCAGTGGCTGGTGGAGGAGCGCAACATTGGGGCCATCGGACATGAGCCGGCGGACACAGACCCGGGCTTTGTCACCACAAGGGAGGACGCCTATCCCTATCCCGGCGAACAGTACATCCTTGAGGCAAACCGCATCCAGATCGAAGTCATGCGCAATCTGGACCAGCTGACGCCGGTGGGCGGACTGATCGTCTGCGCGTTTCCCAAGCTCAAAGACGGCACTGGATTCCCGGCCAGATGTTTTGCCATCTGCCCCGCGGACTGA
- a CDS encoding NAD(P)/FAD-dependent oxidoreductase, which produces MAYERLFETGRIGPLVLKNRAVMMPMGTDFADRSGCATEQLIRYYEERARGGIGLIINEFTGVDDVDSIPDIHNFRIAQDYHIAECEKLTDAVHQYGCKIFAQLHHGGATSNPALTGRQNIAPSDVPIAPGKPTPRPMTEEDIRRVEQKFIDAAVRCKKAGYDGVELHGAHSYLLAEFFSRYYNRRTDRYGGSLENRCRVIREIIEGIRAKLGNYPISVRICGDEMTDVEGFLTLEDGLEIGKYLEQCGIDCINISNGSSLNGNANCDPFSYTPGWKKHVAKAFKEALRIPVIATNTIKTPDFAEALLEEGVCDFVGLGRSQLADPEFMNKARSGRADEIRSCIGCMYCRERLLGKGMSVQCTVNPRLGREYDHRGFRTDGADRIVAVIGGGPAGMQAALTLAHREFRVVLFEKEGCLGGTLNVADKPPHKENLEGLIRTMETQLRRAGVEIRLNCAPTVEQVKELDPVGVFVAAGADPLVPRLPGADGKRVFLAEDVILGKVTPRGKVTIIGTGLTGLETAEILSGRGMDLTLVEMLDTVGPGIYNVVLDDTMSRIKDPKIFTGHRLESIAPGQITMTRLSDGETVRLEADTVVLALGVRPRSALVEEFEKAFPNTVAVGDAARGGRIRDAIRTGFDSAFVFRA; this is translated from the coding sequence ATGGCTTACGAAAGATTATTTGAAACCGGCCGTATCGGACCTCTGGTTCTGAAGAACCGGGCGGTCATGATGCCCATGGGCACCGATTTTGCCGACCGTTCAGGCTGTGCCACCGAGCAGCTGATCCGCTACTATGAGGAGCGGGCCAGAGGAGGCATCGGCCTCATCATCAACGAGTTCACCGGCGTGGACGATGTGGATTCCATCCCGGATATCCACAACTTCCGCATCGCTCAGGACTACCACATCGCCGAGTGCGAAAAGCTGACCGACGCGGTGCACCAGTACGGCTGCAAGATTTTTGCCCAGCTGCACCACGGCGGCGCCACCTCCAACCCGGCGCTGACCGGGCGGCAGAACATCGCCCCAAGCGACGTGCCCATCGCGCCGGGAAAGCCGACGCCCCGGCCCATGACCGAGGAGGACATCCGCCGGGTGGAGCAGAAGTTTATCGACGCCGCGGTCCGCTGCAAGAAGGCGGGCTACGACGGTGTGGAGCTCCACGGCGCCCACTCCTACCTGCTGGCGGAGTTTTTCAGCAGGTACTACAACCGCCGAACGGACCGGTACGGCGGCAGCCTGGAAAACCGCTGCCGCGTCATCCGGGAGATCATCGAGGGCATCCGGGCAAAATTGGGCAATTATCCCATCTCCGTTCGCATCTGCGGCGACGAGATGACGGATGTGGAGGGATTTTTGACCCTGGAGGACGGGCTGGAGATCGGCAAGTACCTGGAGCAGTGCGGCATCGACTGCATCAACATCTCCAACGGTTCCTCCCTCAACGGCAACGCCAACTGCGATCCCTTTTCCTACACCCCGGGCTGGAAAAAGCACGTGGCCAAGGCGTTTAAAGAAGCGCTGCGCATTCCGGTCATCGCCACCAATACCATCAAGACCCCGGACTTTGCCGAGGCGCTGTTAGAGGAGGGCGTATGCGATTTCGTGGGACTGGGCCGCAGCCAACTGGCCGATCCGGAGTTCATGAACAAGGCCCGTTCCGGCCGGGCGGATGAGATCCGCAGCTGTATCGGCTGCATGTACTGCCGGGAGCGGCTGCTTGGAAAGGGCATGAGCGTCCAGTGCACGGTGAATCCCCGCCTGGGCAGAGAATACGACCACCGGGGCTTCCGCACCGACGGGGCGGACCGCATTGTGGCTGTGATCGGCGGAGGCCCCGCGGGCATGCAGGCGGCGCTGACTCTGGCCCACAGGGAGTTCCGGGTGGTGCTTTTTGAAAAGGAGGGATGCCTGGGCGGAACGCTGAACGTGGCGGACAAGCCTCCACACAAGGAGAATCTGGAGGGGCTGATCCGCACCATGGAGACCCAGCTGCGCCGCGCAGGCGTGGAAATCCGGCTGAACTGCGCGCCCACGGTGGAGCAGGTGAAGGAGCTGGATCCGGTGGGCGTGTTCGTGGCCGCGGGCGCCGATCCTCTGGTGCCCAGGCTGCCCGGCGCGGACGGAAAGCGGGTGTTTTTGGCGGAGGATGTAATCTTAGGCAAGGTCACGCCCCGTGGAAAGGTGACCATTATCGGCACCGGTCTGACCGGACTGGAGACAGCGGAAATCCTCTCCGGCCGGGGAATGGACCTGACGCTGGTGGAGATGCTGGACACAGTGGGCCCTGGGATCTACAACGTGGTGCTCGACGACACCATGAGCCGCATCAAGGACCCCAAGATCTTTACAGGCCACCGGCTGGAGTCCATCGCGCCCGGTCAGATCACCATGACCCGTCTCAGCGATGGGGAAACAGTGCGCCTGGAGGCGGACACCGTGGTGCTGGCCCTTGGCGTGCGGCCCCGGAGCGCCCTTGTGGAGGAATTTGAAAAGGCGTTCCCCAACACGGTGGCGGTGGGAGACGCGGCCCGGGGCGGCCGCATCCGGGATGCCATCCGGACCGGGTTTGACAGCGCCTTTGTGTTCAGAGCGTAA
- a CDS encoding RbsD/FucU family protein, protein MLTGQCIHPELMRLLSLCGHGDKILIADGNYPLASKTGSAEKVYLGLTPGLPTVTDVLAALQSVANFEKAEVMDPADGTTPEIFGEFRQMLGGMELQKLGRYEFYDACCVDGVRMVISTGEKRTFANLLLTVGCA, encoded by the coding sequence ATGCTGACCGGTCAATGCATTCACCCCGAGCTCATGCGGCTGCTGTCCCTGTGCGGACACGGCGACAAAATCCTCATTGCCGACGGCAACTATCCGCTGGCCTCCAAGACGGGCAGTGCGGAGAAGGTCTACCTGGGGCTGACGCCCGGCCTTCCCACGGTGACCGATGTGCTGGCGGCGCTGCAGAGCGTGGCCAACTTCGAGAAGGCGGAGGTAATGGACCCCGCCGACGGGACCACTCCCGAAATCTTCGGCGAGTTCCGGCAGATGTTGGGCGGCATGGAGCTTCAAAAGTTAGGCCGCTATGAGTTCTACGATGCCTGCTGCGTGGACGGCGTGCGCATGGTGATCTCCACCGGAGAAAAGCGCACCTTTGCCAATCTGCTGCTGACAGTGGGCTGCGCGTAA
- a CDS encoding aminopeptidase, with the protein MNDKLQEYAKLLIRVGLNIQKGQNLVISAPVECAFFARVCAEKAYEAGCREVVMNWTDDALSRMKYLHAREEVFDHVPLWRRHFFNDYALEGAAYLAISATDPESLKGVESDRIVRAQRSSGKALREFNRLQMCSGFPWCIASIPIPSWAKTVFPEDGEERAMEKLWEAIFSAVRISGDGTSVERWEKHLATLAERKERLNALRFRSLHYTNSLGTDLTVELPEGHVWESGDDRLLSGRSFVANMPTEEIFTSPLRTGVNGVVYSALPLVHDGNIIDQFHFVVKEGKIVEAHAEKGEETLKAAISVDEGASYFGEVALVPYDSPISNQKILFYNTLFDENAACHIAFGEAYPCIERGREMGKEELKERGLNESITHVDFMVGTPDLSIVGTTHDGREVPVFENGNFAQGI; encoded by the coding sequence ATGAACGATAAACTGCAGGAGTATGCAAAGCTGCTGATCCGTGTGGGCCTCAATATCCAGAAGGGACAGAACCTGGTGATCTCCGCGCCGGTGGAGTGCGCTTTTTTTGCAAGAGTGTGCGCGGAGAAGGCCTATGAGGCCGGCTGCCGGGAAGTGGTGATGAACTGGACCGACGACGCCCTGAGCAGGATGAAGTACCTCCACGCCCGGGAGGAGGTCTTTGACCACGTGCCGCTGTGGCGCCGCCACTTTTTCAACGACTATGCGCTGGAGGGCGCGGCCTACCTTGCCATTTCCGCCACGGACCCGGAGAGCCTCAAAGGGGTGGAGTCCGACCGCATCGTCCGGGCTCAGCGCTCCAGCGGAAAGGCGCTCAGGGAGTTTAACCGGCTCCAGATGTGCAGCGGCTTCCCCTGGTGCATCGCCTCTATCCCCATCCCCAGCTGGGCAAAGACCGTCTTCCCGGAGGACGGAGAGGAGCGGGCCATGGAAAAGCTGTGGGAGGCCATTTTCTCCGCCGTGCGCATCAGCGGCGACGGGACATCCGTGGAGAGGTGGGAAAAGCACCTTGCGACGCTGGCGGAGCGGAAGGAGAGGCTCAATGCGCTGCGCTTCCGCTCTCTCCATTACACCAACTCCCTGGGCACGGACCTGACGGTGGAGCTGCCTGAGGGACACGTGTGGGAATCCGGTGACGACAGGCTGCTCTCCGGCCGGTCCTTTGTCGCCAACATGCCCACCGAGGAGATATTCACCTCCCCGCTGCGCACCGGCGTCAACGGCGTGGTCTATTCCGCTCTGCCGCTGGTCCATGACGGAAACATCATCGATCAATTCCACTTTGTGGTAAAAGAGGGCAAGATCGTGGAGGCCCACGCGGAAAAGGGCGAGGAGACGCTGAAGGCCGCCATCTCCGTGGACGAGGGCGCATCCTATTTCGGCGAGGTGGCGCTGGTGCCCTACGACAGCCCCATCTCCAATCAGAAGATTCTGTTCTACAACACCCTGTTCGACGAGAACGCCGCCTGCCACATTGCCTTCGGCGAGGCATACCCCTGCATAGAGCGGGGCCGGGAGATGGGCAAGGAGGAGCTGAAGGAGCGGGGACTCAACGAATCCATCACCCACGTGGACTTCATGGTGGGGACGCCGGACCTGTCCATTGTGGGAACCACCCATGACGGGCGGGAGGTTCCGGTGTTTGAAAATGGAAACTTCGCCCAGGGAATCTGA